The following are encoded together in the Cyanobacterium aponinum PCC 10605 genome:
- a CDS encoding choice-of-anchor I domain-containing protein, producing MTINLNLIGTYATGQFDEGAAEIPAFDPSTNRLFVVNAEAVTVDVLDLSNPNNPVKIGEIDASALGGVANSVAVKNGIVAIAIEANIKTDNGSVAFFNSDSDFSNPVNPVNTVTVGALPDMVTFTPDGMKVLTANEGEANDDYSVDPEGSISIIDISTGVENASVTNANFNAFDSQKDALVAQGVRIFGLNASVSQDLEPEYIAFSADSQTAYVTLQENNALAVVDVTTGTVSGIVPLGFKNYNASPNLETAFFEESELPIIGTSQTRGDIRLGGFSGLTFLGMNDSGNYEFLTHMDLGPSETGNRDINDDGVEERVRTYLIPDLQPRLVKFEYNPNNGDTNILDQVLLTRQDGSPLTGLPNLPTDDGGRIPIDEDGNILDFDPLGADLEGLIQAPDGTFWAADEYRPALYKFSAEGVLIDRFVPEGLPAEVGTGVFPEAYNTRQANRGFEAIAFQDGKVYAFVQSPFDNPDSGETATTRILEFDPVSETVTGEYLYIQEDIGGGSDKIGDAVATNKNGEFLVIERDSSLEADSQKVIFRINLNDATNLQTLPDDVLEGDETFDSLTPEELAQKGINPVTKEVAINLTEIGYDFTDKPEGLTVIDETTIAVINDNDFDEAGIPIGLGIISLNNALDASNRDDSINIRNWPVFGMYQPDAIASYEVDGQTYLVTANEGDARIRPDGDLEDDQGNVIIEEGEIFNEENRINDIILDPVAFPNARQLQENDQLGRLNITNTLGVSDRAIFVAELTPDQEVPPAMSDAEGESFAFVDDNGFLNVELQVTGVDFGAVTGNPLTADTGDDVILLHIHEAMRGMNGGVVWDLLADPDTEILIDNEGNATLTSIWQESDIPKTPQGEDTNYYFNLHTERNPGGELRGQIQGEIAYEELYAYGSRSFSIWDSNGNLVFDSGDDFEQITASLIPDDFNSNNDENGSFDARSDDKGPEPEGVTVGEINGVPYAFVGLERVGGVMVYDISDPTDAKFVQYINNRDFSVDAQLEDGSPNPEAGDLGPEGLVFISAEDSPNGIPLLVVANEVSGTTSVYEIDDGFTRPNQPSQMKGLGDFVTEPVFTIGQIFNGSQGYYVPPGILDGLGAFALDEDTIRVLANHELGSEVGYAYTLANGTQLTGGRISFFDINKDTRQLEDVGQAYDTIINRAGEVVDEASDLDFMGLDRLCSAQYIEANQFGEGRGLVDGLFFTGEETDGGSEFVLDPETNTLYAVPWMGRAAWESVTELDTGTTDKVALLIGDDRGGAPLLLYVGEKGQGEGADILIRNGLAQGKLYVWVADSGETTPEQFNGTNEQRSGSFVEIDFYRPDLAGNGEYDELGFATQEKQDALAEEVGAFKFSRPEDLATSPDDGTVAVLASTGRDSLFPSDSWGTTYEIDADFSDLDNITAQLDVLYDGDDAGNGQFAGPDFGLRSPDNLEWADNGLIYIQEDRSIDEFGLTSGEEASIWELNPETGVLNRIAQIDRTAVPEGQTDGDPDDIGDWESSGIIDVSNLFDETPGSLFLFDVQAHSIRDGIIAEEGLVQGGQLAFLENTNPTFTLQLLHASDQEAGIPALQDAIGFSAVLNALDAQYLNTLKLSSGDLFIAGPFFNASRDIYGEVGIADILIQNELGWDAAAVGNHEFDAGPEAFYNAIAPNADIQGTGIDPTTGFTGANFPYLSTNLDYSTDSSDLKDLVVPAGEAPESASLTESVVVDVNGEQIGVIGAVVPYLPQIANIGGITMLTDPNSRDIEENAQAIADSVQPFVDELVAQGINKIVLMTHLQQFEVEQALASKLRHVDILMGGGSHRVMANDDDTLRQDETQTPPELLQPYPQVFQDADGNDIYLINTAANYRYVGQLIVDFDAEGNIISVGDESGAFATDIAGVDRLYEADITTFEQVKAVADPELVEIVDGVGDFINGKDGNIFGNTEVWLNGLRSSVRTEETNLGNLTADANLWYAEQYGLEIDISVKNGGGIRDQIGVSFIDGGTNELIQLPPQANPAVGKEEGDVSQLDIENSLRFDNKLSVADISAQGIKDLAEHLVAQWAEGATPGQFGQIGGFSFSFDPDNTPIEFTRNNDGDATGVATPGERIQNLVLNREDGTQEAIVVDGELVVDPSTTYKMVILDFLAGGGDGYPAFYFENVVRLDSLNPDSLPNNSDLPIAGEQDALAEYLAEFFPDGSQPFDQADTPIEEDTRIQNLNFREDTIIADPTDPLLDTTIYRFRTGEGTYIYVENEERQRILQGGFNFVEEGEAFKVALEDGENLEPIYRFRNNDLGGAYLYVGEAERQSIRQNFTNFIEEGLAFYTYGADAEQADDIFRFQTQPGGYIFVGDAERQSIVNSDFNFAQEGIAFEALA from the coding sequence ATGACAATTAATCTAAATTTGATAGGAACTTATGCTACAGGACAGTTTGATGAGGGTGCGGCGGAAATCCCAGCGTTTGATCCCTCTACTAACCGTCTATTCGTAGTAAATGCCGAAGCTGTCACCGTTGATGTTTTAGACCTTTCCAACCCTAATAACCCCGTTAAAATCGGGGAAATAGACGCTTCAGCTTTAGGAGGAGTCGCAAACAGTGTTGCCGTTAAAAATGGTATAGTTGCGATCGCGATCGAGGCTAATATAAAAACCGACAACGGTAGTGTTGCTTTCTTTAATAGCGATAGTGATTTCAGTAACCCTGTTAATCCCGTTAATACCGTAACTGTTGGGGCATTACCTGACATGGTGACATTCACCCCAGACGGAATGAAAGTATTAACCGCTAATGAGGGAGAGGCTAATGATGATTATAGCGTTGACCCTGAAGGTTCAATTAGTATTATTGATATAAGCACAGGAGTGGAAAATGCTTCTGTTACCAATGCTAATTTTAATGCTTTCGACAGTCAAAAAGATGCTTTAGTCGCACAGGGAGTACGCATTTTTGGTTTAAATGCCAGTGTTTCTCAAGATTTAGAACCTGAATATATTGCTTTTTCTGCTGACTCTCAAACTGCATACGTCACACTACAAGAAAATAATGCTTTAGCAGTTGTAGATGTTACCACTGGTACTGTTTCTGGTATTGTACCTTTAGGATTCAAAAACTATAATGCTTCACCCAATTTAGAAACAGCATTTTTTGAAGAATCAGAATTACCCATTATTGGAACTTCTCAAACTAGAGGAGATATTCGTTTAGGCGGTTTTTCTGGGTTAACTTTCCTAGGTATGAATGATAGTGGGAATTACGAATTTCTCACTCATATGGATTTAGGTCCTTCAGAAACAGGAAATAGAGATATTAACGATGATGGAGTAGAGGAGAGAGTTCGCACCTATCTAATTCCTGATTTACAACCCCGTTTAGTTAAATTTGAGTATAATCCTAATAATGGTGATACAAATATTCTTGATCAGGTTTTACTTACTCGTCAAGATGGTTCTCCTTTAACGGGTTTACCAAACTTACCTACAGATGACGGTGGTAGAATTCCCATCGATGAGGATGGAAATATTCTCGATTTTGATCCCCTTGGTGCGGATTTAGAAGGTTTGATTCAAGCCCCCGATGGTACTTTTTGGGCGGCCGATGAATATCGTCCTGCTTTATATAAGTTCTCTGCTGAAGGCGTTTTAATTGATCGTTTTGTCCCCGAAGGTTTACCTGCTGAAGTTGGTACAGGAGTTTTTCCTGAAGCATACAACACCCGTCAGGCAAATAGAGGTTTTGAAGCGATCGCATTTCAAGATGGAAAAGTATATGCCTTTGTGCAGTCTCCTTTTGATAATCCCGACAGTGGTGAAACTGCAACCACCAGAATTTTAGAATTTGATCCAGTTAGCGAAACTGTGACAGGTGAATATCTCTATATTCAAGAAGACATTGGCGGTGGTAGCGATAAAATCGGCGATGCGGTGGCTACTAATAAAAACGGGGAATTTTTGGTCATTGAAAGAGATTCTAGCCTTGAAGCTGATTCTCAAAAAGTTATTTTCCGCATTAACTTAAACGATGCTACTAACTTACAAACCCTTCCTGATGATGTTTTGGAAGGAGATGAAACCTTTGACAGTTTAACTCCTGAAGAATTAGCTCAAAAAGGTATTAATCCTGTTACAAAAGAAGTTGCAATTAACCTAACAGAAATCGGTTATGACTTCACCGATAAACCTGAAGGTTTGACTGTCATCGATGAAACTACCATCGCCGTTATCAATGACAATGACTTTGACGAAGCCGGTATTCCCATCGGTTTAGGTATTATTTCCTTAAATAATGCCCTTGATGCTAGTAACCGTGACGACTCCATTAATATTCGTAACTGGCCCGTATTTGGTATGTATCAACCAGATGCGATCGCATCCTACGAAGTTGATGGTCAAACTTACTTAGTTACTGCTAATGAAGGAGATGCAAGAATTCGTCCTGACGGTGACTTAGAAGATGATCAGGGTAACGTTATCATCGAAGAAGGTGAAATTTTCAACGAAGAAAATCGAATTAATGATATTATCCTTGATCCCGTTGCTTTTCCTAATGCTCGTCAGTTACAAGAAAATGATCAATTAGGTCGCTTAAACATTACCAATACCCTCGGAGTCAGCGATCGAGCTATTTTTGTAGCCGAACTTACTCCAGATCAAGAAGTACCTCCTGCCATGAGTGATGCAGAGGGTGAATCCTTTGCGTTTGTGGATGATAACGGCTTCCTCAACGTCGAGTTACAAGTAACAGGAGTTGACTTTGGCGCGGTTACAGGAAATCCTTTAACTGCCGATACAGGGGATGATGTCATCTTACTCCATATCCATGAAGCCATGAGAGGCATGAATGGAGGCGTTGTTTGGGACTTATTAGCAGATCCAGACACAGAAATTTTAATTGACAATGAGGGAAATGCCACTTTAACAAGTATTTGGCAGGAAAGCGATATTCCCAAAACTCCTCAAGGAGAAGATACTAACTACTACTTCAACCTACACACCGAGAGAAACCCCGGAGGTGAATTAAGAGGACAAATTCAAGGTGAAATCGCTTATGAAGAGCTTTACGCCTACGGTTCTCGTTCTTTTTCTATCTGGGATAGTAACGGTAACTTAGTATTTGATAGTGGGGATGATTTTGAACAAATCACAGCAAGTCTAATTCCTGACGACTTCAACTCCAACAACGACGAAAACGGTTCTTTTGATGCTCGTTCTGATGATAAAGGACCTGAACCCGAAGGAGTAACCGTTGGTGAGATAAATGGAGTGCCTTATGCTTTTGTCGGCTTAGAAAGAGTCGGTGGAGTAATGGTTTATGATATTAGCGATCCCACTGATGCTAAATTCGTTCAATATATCAACAACCGTGACTTTAGCGTTGACGCTCAATTAGAAGATGGCTCACCAAATCCAGAAGCAGGAGATTTAGGACCAGAAGGTTTAGTATTTATTAGTGCGGAAGATAGTCCTAATGGAATTCCCCTATTAGTAGTTGCAAATGAGGTTAGTGGCACAACTAGCGTCTATGAAATAGATGACGGCTTTACTCGTCCAAATCAACCATCCCAAATGAAGGGTTTAGGAGATTTTGTCACAGAGCCTGTATTCACTATCGGACAAATTTTTAATGGTAGTCAAGGTTATTATGTTCCCCCCGGTATTCTTGATGGTTTAGGAGCATTCGCCCTCGATGAAGACACTATTCGTGTTTTAGCTAACCATGAGTTAGGCAGTGAAGTCGGTTACGCTTATACCCTCGCCAACGGTACTCAATTAACTGGTGGACGAATTAGCTTCTTTGACATAAACAAAGATACTCGTCAATTAGAAGACGTAGGACAAGCCTATGACACCATTATTAACCGTGCTGGAGAAGTGGTGGACGAAGCCAGTGACCTTGATTTTATGGGACTAGATCGCCTCTGTTCTGCTCAATATATCGAAGCAAACCAATTCGGAGAAGGACGTGGCTTAGTCGATGGCTTATTCTTCACAGGAGAAGAAACCGATGGCGGTTCAGAATTTGTTTTAGATCCTGAAACTAATACCCTTTATGCAGTACCTTGGATGGGACGTGCCGCATGGGAAAGTGTCACTGAATTAGATACGGGAACTACCGATAAAGTAGCTTTATTAATTGGAGACGATCGCGGTGGAGCTCCCTTATTACTCTATGTGGGTGAAAAAGGTCAAGGTGAAGGTGCTGACATCCTCATCCGTAATGGTTTAGCCCAAGGCAAACTCTATGTTTGGGTCGCCGATAGTGGTGAAACTACCCCTGAGCAGTTTAATGGCACAAATGAACAACGTTCTGGTAGTTTTGTCGAAATCGACTTTTATCGTCCTGATTTAGCAGGAAACGGAGAATATGACGAATTAGGTTTTGCTACCCAAGAAAAACAAGATGCTTTAGCCGAAGAAGTAGGTGCATTTAAGTTCTCTCGTCCCGAAGATTTAGCCACCAGTCCTGATGATGGTACTGTAGCAGTATTAGCTTCTACTGGTCGTGATAGTTTATTCCCTAGTGATAGTTGGGGTACAACCTACGAAATCGATGCGGATTTCAGCGACTTAGATAACATCACCGCTCAACTAGATGTCCTCTATGACGGCGATGATGCAGGAAATGGACAGTTTGCCGGTCCTGATTTTGGTTTACGCAGTCCAGATAATTTAGAATGGGCGGATAACGGCTTAATCTACATTCAAGAAGATCGCTCTATAGATGAATTCGGTTTAACTTCAGGAGAGGAAGCCTCTATCTGGGAATTAAATCCCGAAACAGGAGTATTAAATCGTATTGCTCAAATAGATCGCACGGCAGTTCCTGAAGGACAAACTGACGGAGATCCTGATGATATAGGTGATTGGGAATCATCAGGTATCATTGATGTTTCTAACTTATTTGATGAAACTCCTGGTTCATTATTTTTGTTTGATGTACAAGCTCATTCTATCCGTGATGGTATTATCGCTGAGGAAGGTTTAGTACAAGGTGGTCAATTAGCTTTCTTAGAAAATACAAATCCTACTTTCACCTTACAATTACTCCACGCATCCGATCAAGAAGCAGGTATCCCCGCTTTACAAGATGCCATCGGCTTTTCTGCGGTCTTAAATGCCTTAGATGCCCAGTATCTTAATACCTTGAAATTATCTTCAGGGGACTTATTCATCGCAGGACCTTTCTTCAATGCTAGTCGTGATATTTACGGTGAAGTTGGTATTGCCGATATTCTCATTCAAAATGAATTAGGTTGGGATGCGGCCGCCGTTGGTAATCATGAATTTGATGCAGGACCTGAAGCTTTCTATAATGCGATCGCACCTAATGCCGACATTCAGGGTACAGGTATCGATCCTACTACTGGTTTCACTGGTGCTAATTTCCCTTACTTATCCACTAACCTTGACTACTCTACCGACAGCTCAGACCTCAAAGATTTAGTTGTACCCGCAGGAGAAGCCCCTGAATCTGCGAGTTTAACAGAAAGTGTAGTTGTGGACGTAAACGGTGAGCAAATTGGTGTGATTGGTGCAGTTGTACCTTATTTACCCCAAATTGCGAATATTGGTGGCATTACCATGTTAACTGACCCCAATAGCCGTGATATTGAAGAAAATGCCCAAGCCATTGCCGATAGTGTACAACCTTTTGTGGATGAGTTAGTTGCTCAAGGTATCAACAAAATTGTGTTGATGACTCACTTACAGCAGTTTGAAGTGGAACAAGCCTTAGCCTCTAAATTACGTCATGTAGATATTTTAATGGGTGGTGGTTCTCATCGTGTCATGGCTAATGATGATGATACTCTTCGTCAAGACGAAACCCAAACTCCTCCTGAGTTATTACAACCCTATCCTCAAGTTTTCCAAGATGCTGACGGCAATGATATTTACTTAATCAACACTGCCGCTAACTATCGTTATGTAGGACAGTTAATTGTTGATTTTGACGCAGAAGGAAATATTATCAGTGTTGGGGATGAAAGTGGTGCTTTTGCCACTGACATTGCAGGAGTCGATCGCCTCTATGAAGCCGATATTACTACTTTTGAGCAAGTTAAAGCCGTTGCGGATCCCGAATTGGTGGAAATCGTTGACGGAGTAGGTGACTTCATTAACGGTAAAGATGGTAATATCTTCGGTAACACAGAAGTTTGGCTCAACGGTTTACGCTCTAGTGTCCGCACAGAAGAAACCAACCTCGGTAACTTAACTGCTGATGCTAACCTCTGGTATGCGGAACAATATGGCTTAGAAATTGATATTTCCGTGAAAAACGGTGGTGGAATCAGAGATCAAATCGGTGTCTCTTTCATCGACGGTGGTACAAACGAGTTAATCCAGTTACCTCCCCAAGCTAATCCTGCGGTTGGTAAAGAAGAAGGAGATGTTTCTCAATTAGACATAGAAAATTCTCTCCGTTTCGATAATAAGCTCTCCGTTGCTGATATTTCCGCTCAGGGTATCAAAGACTTAGCAGAACATCTTGTCGCACAATGGGCAGAAGGAGCAACTCCCGGACAGTTCGGTCAAATTGGTGGCTTTAGTTTCAGTTTTGATCCTGATAATACCCCCATTGAGTTTACCCGTAATAATGACGGTGATGCTACTGGTGTGGCAACTCCCGGTGAAAGAATCCAAAACCTTGTTTTAAACCGTGAAGATGGTACTCAAGAAGCAATTGTTGTTGATGGAGAGTTAGTAGTTGATCCTAGCACTACCTACAAAATGGTGATTCTTGATTTCTTAGCTGGTGGTGGTGACGGTTATCCCGCTTTCTACTTTGAAAATGTAGTCAGACTTGATAGCTTAAATCCAGATAGCTTACCTAATAATTCAGATCTACCTATTGCAGGAGAGCAAGATGCCTTAGCGGAATACTTAGCTGAGTTTTTCCCAGATGGTTCTCAACCCTTTGATCAAGCTGATACCCCCATCGAAGAAGACACTCGCATTCAAAATCTTAACTTCCGTGAAGACACAATAATAGCTGATCCTACTGATCCTTTATTAGATACCACTATTTATCGTTTCCGTACAGGTGAAGGAACTTACATCTATGTGGAGAACGAAGAAAGACAACGTATCTTACAAGGTGGTTTTAACTTTGTAGAAGAAGGAGAAGCCTTCAAAGTTGCGCTAGAAGACGGAGAAAACTTAGAACCCATTTACCGTTTCCGTAACAATGACCTTGGAGGAGCTTATTTGTATGTGGGAGAAGCAGAGCGTCAAAGCATCAGACAAAACTTCACGAACTTTATCGAAGAAGGTTTAGCATTCTATACCTATGGTGCAGATGCCGAACAAGCTGATGATATTTTCCGCTTCCAAACTCAACCCGGAGGATATATCTTCGTAGGTGATGCAGAACGTCAAAGTATTGTAAACAGTGATTTCAACTTCGCACAAGAAGGAATTGCTTTTGAGGCTTTAGCATAA
- the pdxH gene encoding pyridoxamine 5'-phosphate oxidase: MDLANLRNEYTLNGLQRKQLQEDPFKQFELWFQQACDANLPEPNAMNLATVSPEGQPTQRIVLLKYFDRRGFVFFTNYGSRKALQINGNNRVSLLFFWIGLQRQVQICGSADKISTMESLKYFTTRPRGSQIGAWCSQQSSIISSRKILELQFEEIKQKFHNQEIPLPASWGGYRVVPNSFEFWQGRENRLHDRFYYTKLDNNDWEIRRLAP, from the coding sequence ATGGATCTTGCAAACTTAAGAAACGAATATACCCTCAATGGTTTACAAAGAAAACAACTACAAGAAGATCCTTTTAAACAATTTGAATTATGGTTTCAACAAGCCTGTGATGCTAATTTGCCCGAACCTAATGCTATGAATTTAGCAACTGTTTCCCCAGAAGGACAACCAACGCAAAGAATTGTCCTGTTAAAATATTTTGATAGAAGGGGATTTGTTTTTTTTACCAACTATGGAAGTAGGAAAGCCCTTCAAATTAATGGTAATAATCGAGTTTCTCTATTGTTTTTTTGGATAGGTTTACAGCGTCAAGTACAAATTTGTGGCAGTGCTGATAAAATTTCCACTATGGAATCACTGAAATACTTTACAACTCGTCCTCGTGGCAGTCAAATTGGTGCATGGTGTTCTCAACAAAGTAGTATAATTTCTTCTCGAAAAATATTGGAGTTACAGTTTGAGGAAATTAAACAGAAATTTCATAATCAAGAAATTCCCCTTCCAGCTTCTTGGGGAGGTTATCGGGTAGTGCCGAATAGTTTTGAGTTTTGGCAAGGACGAGAAAATAGACTTCACGATCGCTTCTACTATACAAAATTAGATAATAATGATTGGGAAATTAGGAGATTAGCCCCATAA
- a CDS encoding ferredoxin--nitrite reductase, with the protein MVVAVNTTTTKKVKLNKIEKVKEAKHGLDVKEEIEKFAQMGWEAMDEDDLIVRLKWLGIFFRPVTPGKFMLRLRTPNGILNSQQLRTFAEIIERYGEDGKADITTRQNIQLRGVHLQDIPDIFRKLEAVGMTSIQSGMDNVRNLTGSPVAGIDPHELIDTRELNQKLQDLITNHGQGSYEFSSLPRKLNIAIEGSKDNSIHAELNDIAFLPAYKDGELGFNVVVGGYLSAQRCAESIPMDVWVRPNEEVLKLCAAILSVYSECALEEGLRENRAKARLMWLIDKWGMNRFRIEVEKKLGQSLQFAAPKDEITLEKRDHLGVNPQKQEGYSYIGIHIPVGHLDAEGLFEIARLADVYGNGEIRATVEQNFIIPFVANDRVEAFLAEPILERYRVNPTPLSRSVISCTGARYCNFALVETKQRAVKLATELDNELNIPSKVRIHWTGCPNSCGQAQAGDIGLMGTKAKKDGQVVEGVNLFMGGKVGKDAHLGSLKQKSIPCDDLKSVLKEILINEFGATVK; encoded by the coding sequence ATGGTTGTTGCTGTAAATACCACCACCACAAAAAAAGTGAAACTAAATAAAATTGAAAAAGTAAAAGAAGCAAAACACGGTTTGGATGTTAAGGAAGAAATAGAAAAGTTTGCTCAAATGGGTTGGGAAGCAATGGATGAAGATGACCTCATTGTTCGTTTAAAGTGGTTGGGGATTTTTTTTCGCCCAGTAACTCCGGGGAAATTTATGCTTAGGTTACGCACTCCTAATGGTATTCTCAACAGCCAACAATTACGCACTTTTGCGGAAATTATTGAACGTTATGGGGAGGATGGAAAAGCTGATATTACTACCCGTCAAAATATTCAATTAAGGGGAGTTCATTTACAGGATATACCAGATATTTTTCGTAAATTGGAAGCGGTGGGCATGACATCGATTCAGTCAGGAATGGATAATGTGCGTAATTTAACGGGTTCTCCTGTTGCTGGAATTGACCCTCATGAGTTAATTGACACCAGAGAATTAAATCAAAAATTACAGGATTTGATTACTAACCATGGACAGGGTAGTTATGAGTTTAGTAGTCTCCCTCGTAAATTAAACATTGCGATCGAAGGTAGTAAAGATAATTCTATTCACGCTGAATTGAATGATATAGCATTTTTACCCGCCTATAAAGATGGTGAATTAGGTTTTAATGTTGTGGTGGGGGGTTACTTATCCGCTCAAAGGTGCGCAGAGTCTATTCCTATGGATGTTTGGGTAAGACCTAATGAAGAAGTATTGAAATTATGCGCGGCTATTCTTAGTGTTTATAGTGAGTGTGCATTGGAAGAAGGTTTGAGGGAAAATAGAGCAAAAGCCCGTTTAATGTGGTTAATTGATAAATGGGGTATGAATCGTTTTCGCATTGAAGTGGAGAAAAAACTAGGACAATCCTTACAATTTGCCGCCCCGAAAGATGAAATTACCTTAGAAAAAAGAGATCATTTAGGGGTTAATCCTCAAAAGCAAGAGGGTTATAGTTATATCGGTATTCATATTCCTGTTGGGCATTTAGATGCGGAGGGTTTATTTGAAATTGCTCGTTTAGCGGATGTTTATGGTAACGGAGAAATTCGGGCAACAGTGGAACAAAATTTTATTATTCCTTTTGTAGCCAATGACAGGGTAGAGGCATTTCTTGCTGAACCAATTTTAGAACGCTATCGAGTTAATCCTACACCTTTAAGCCGTTCTGTAATTTCGTGTACAGGGGCTCGTTATTGTAATTTTGCCTTGGTAGAAACTAAGCAAAGAGCGGTGAAACTAGCCACAGAATTAGATAATGAACTAAATATTCCCTCTAAAGTCAGAATTCATTGGACAGGTTGTCCTAACTCTTGCGGACAGGCTCAAGCAGGGGACATTGGCTTAATGGGTACTAAAGCGAAAAAAGATGGGCAGGTGGTAGAGGGTGTTAACTTATTTATGGGGGGAAAAGTGGGCAAGGATGCTCATTTAGGCAGTCTCAAACAAAAAAGTATTCCCTGTGATGATTTAAAATCCGTTTTGAAGGAAATTTTAATTAATGAATTTGGGGCAACGGTTAAATAA
- a CDS encoding IS4 family transposase, giving the protein MFQLPNIYQQHLKNQFNLPQYLTLYLLLNLLQNLKTIRLEEIARRFPYPIKLRSRVKKLQRFLSLKQWNINKVWFPIIKQWILQQWHRKTIIYLVIDRTQWGVINLLMVSLIYHHRAIPIYFQLLNKKGSSNFQEQKEVLAPSLNLLKDYKIVVLGDREFCSVDLAKWLLYQGKVYFALRLKKNEYIQISEIWTQLNELYLCPGMSCYYQGVKVTKSKGFTGASLVGKWRRKYRHKSSKEPWFLLTNLKSLPETISAYKKRMGIEEMFRDFKLGGYNLESTKVEGDRLIALLIIITLAYSWSTFSGEEIKRKGISEYLVRPKEKGRSDKRYSDFSIGFNGLNFLQGVSVFEEQWQELTSLFPQKSRYYRQGMRAIRLIQSAF; this is encoded by the coding sequence ATGTTTCAACTTCCTAATATTTATCAACAACATTTAAAGAATCAATTTAATTTACCTCAATATTTAACCCTTTATCTGCTACTCAATCTACTTCAGAATCTCAAAACTATTCGACTAGAAGAAATAGCTCGACGTTTTCCTTATCCTATTAAATTACGAAGCAGAGTTAAGAAATTACAGAGATTTTTAAGTTTAAAACAATGGAATATTAACAAAGTTTGGTTTCCCATTATTAAACAGTGGATATTGCAACAATGGCACAGGAAAACAATCATTTATTTAGTCATTGATAGAACTCAGTGGGGTGTAATTAATCTACTAATGGTAAGTTTAATTTATCATCATCGAGCTATTCCGATTTATTTTCAACTCCTAAATAAAAAAGGTAGTAGCAATTTTCAAGAACAAAAAGAAGTACTAGCTCCTAGTTTAAACTTATTAAAAGACTATAAAATTGTAGTTTTAGGAGATAGAGAATTTTGCTCTGTGGACTTAGCCAAATGGTTACTATATCAAGGTAAGGTTTATTTTGCTCTACGTTTAAAAAAGAACGAATACATACAAATATCAGAAATTTGGACTCAGCTAAATGAATTATATTTATGTCCGGGTATGTCTTGTTATTATCAAGGGGTAAAAGTAACCAAAAGTAAAGGATTTACAGGAGCAAGTTTAGTAGGAAAATGGCGAAGAAAATATCGTCATAAATCTAGTAAAGAGCCGTGGTTTTTGTTAACAAATTTAAAAAGTTTACCGGAGACTATCTCGGCTTATAAAAAAAGAATGGGTATCGAGGAAATGTTTAGAGATTTCAAATTAGGAGGCTATAATTTGGAAAGTACAAAAGTAGAAGGTGATCGATTAATAGCCTTATTAATCATAATAACATTAGCCTATAGTTGGTCAACATTTAGCGGTGAGGAAATAAAAAGAAAAGGAATAAGTGAATACTTAGTTAGACCGAAGGAAAAAGGAAGAAGTGATAAAAGATATAGTGATTTCTCCATTGGTTTTAATGGGCTAAATTTTCTTCAGGGAGTCTCAGTTTTTGAGGAACAATGGCAAGAATTGACCTCTTTATTTCCTCAGAAAAGCAGGTATTATCGTCAAGGGATGAGGGCTATAAGGCTTATACAATCAGCTTTTTGA